The sequence below is a genomic window from Schistocerca gregaria isolate iqSchGreg1 chromosome 5, iqSchGreg1.2, whole genome shotgun sequence.
aaagccacaatacgacgaaacaagtgccaaacctccgtcgccggtccgcaaacaaaccgatgttcatcattgtctgtcactccacacgtggaacatagaggtgattgggcgaggtggatacgatgaaggcgaaattggttgatttgcttaccattgacagttaagtagcagacagattgaacattcgtgtcaaggtaagaGGCGAACagcgcgcgccatacatgacgtcagtcaacctgggggaacttttgttaaATCAGGTTAgatggacgacctaattggaggacattgtatactgcctttgtcttgagtaaaagttgTCTTGGTATGGTGAAGCgaagataactgagttcaagaaagaagtatcgtatataatggaactgggctggtacatccgagatcatcactggggctgacagtgagaccggcgtatatgccgacaggaggagaccagtgaggctcgttgggcatcgtgtccatacagttgaaacgtccccttagaaaaatttatacacgactgtgcttaaactgacacacaatagtttttagcgcaacgcaatctgacttccaaaagtccctacgaaagaatggccctgactagcattaagctatacgtttcacaaatcacttacctcacaaaaatcttcgttactcaagctactgcaatacagcgagcgccactactgccagctaaataaaagattcaaactactgaaggcactaactactgataggcatagttagcaaatgaaagattttaatagagaacaaacaatgtatttacctcactagtcataatatatatagcagttcatgacaccaattcttacaaatttcaaaactccgccatctctctccccacgtccaccactgctggtggctcacctccaactgcgcaacgctacgcgctgttagcatccagctgccgctgcccaacactacaatggcgagtattacaacaatgccaaccagccacagactgtacacggcacagccagtgattttcatacagatcgctatgtggcggcggcgttaccaataaaaaaacctaaacagcctacttacatagcccccatgctccccacaaaaaaatttacaagttgttttgggcagtggccaatacagatttgaaaatttttttcataattacaataacaaagaaatgaaatgcacacacttatcgatacaatgttggtcaaaagctaaaattttctcacagtctataaagacagtcatgatcattcatcaaagtaaaattgcagtgtttttctcaaagtctgagtagtaaaagaaaatgcacacggaagtagtggatttccatgcagtcttgaagaagtagtgttgtccttccaacgaaagacagtgctgactcttgacatgcagacaggtaatgggccacaacagagcaaacccacagcagagtcagtcgaagtttcgaagaatattggtaggtaggtcatcacagagtagaccccttgtagtcctggtagagattacggtattggtgggccaccagaggtgcagacccattgcagtccttgtagaaataatggtaccggtgggtcgtcaaaggtgtagacccactgtagtccttgtagagatggccagcagccatctgtttgactgtgcaggcgcacaatcaccattgaagagtcttgcggataacatagcaagtccataacccactacttgtccactcacaaagtttttggaattgtccttagaaccagcaatgctgttaaccagtcccctgctgagttattaacacatgtgcaaacactatcagtccctacttctcacatattgtccatatactatgaccaacagaaatgtgtgcagtgaaatgtaatttacaagttacttaatttgatgaactggtgtcagttacaattttataacataagaatgcaataacaaaggtacaaaatacatctttaaagaacataacaatacagataacatttgcagtagtacaggctttacaaaagaatcgaaatagcaaatacaccagtgttacaaaaattacgacataagtacatacataaaaatcagaataacttttgaaacatcaacttcacacatgagcattaaaacaaaacacaataaataatgtgtgaacatatttagaaagaaaataacatagtatttgaaaaattctacaacataaatcctattagctaaacacataaagacaggaaatagacaaatacacaagggtacataaacacatagagggataatacgaaaggaaaggacagggtttgttttactgcagtattttgcatagagatctcccttagtttatcattattcccaaaaagtcctatctaaacctgctttctgtattctgttcacatcctctttcaaaaatagtttttctccactgtacactacttttttggccaaaccattttcttaaagcttctcaatgcttttcatccaattcatcatagttagtttcttatatagtctaccccctcttaagctaacttaaatctactgagctcagataataaactaagggacgaggcaatgccgcagcagaaaacaattaacacaaacagcaatgataaaaaaatggaaattggcaaaaaaaggtagcaatgttacaactaatataaggcaatgcgcagcaaacaagaaaaaataaatccgtagtaaaactagcttaacagagtaatacaaagtgatatttagtagcactataccaggaaaacagcagcagcaaatgcagtaacttatatctaaacatggtaaagctcaagcataaaaatattacactaaagacaacaatgcagataagggaaatgtatattcacatcttaatatctatgtaattaaacaggtgcaccacaacaacttatagtaaaaaaaatataaccatgtacttgaaaagaaaactatgtatgcagttactgttactagtcccttcttattgttctttcctttccaagtgctcctttttgaataatgtggatcataaaatcgttatttaatagatctgttgacagaaagtgttcacattagcaaatgcatttaattttattttataaacccaatgctgcaacacagctggaaactagatatcaaatggaataagcaactatggacaaagcataaaaatatcattcaatagtcatgtgacatttcataagttagtagaattctctcaactctcgtagaaagacgtttgttataatcaggtgtcagatgtaagtatctttctcagtaatgagcgtgtcgtatttgcggtgctttctacaaaggaatgtcaatagcgaggataatggcctccctttttttttacctgtgcctctgaaaggcacaaactaatagctttcttttgtcaggtggttgtcgcgcagctgggtgcccacgacgcattacgtgcaggtggtcacttaattgtcttaccgaaatatttacgacaccagtttccgctacagtggcagtctcatataaaaaaaattcacaggtcaagaatttgcgttacaaatctgtagaattaaaatcatttaaaaataatagtgttcaaaaattttcgacagcatagtgatacattcacgcatatacatagttttcataactcttaaagtacgattcctggtttccaacaacctttttcacaaaccagagtccctaaccactactcattattccttaccttattcgtcgacacttcttcaatatttcatcataacagatacgtagcataaccaaataactcatatagcatcagcttgcacatacctcagcagcataacacacatcgtcgtcgtaaaaataacatcataacacctcagtcaattctaaaaatcgtcgtagcttcctccaataatttcaaaacctaaaaaaaaaatgctctgctcatgtcaaaagtgtcatctacctcaaacgtactttaaaaatcgtgaacccataccaaatatgtcattcaaagctctcatagtatcacaatgtttccgaaaaaatatgaacagttcacaaagtacagaaaaaaatacaatttcgtaagtgtgaagttatccaactgtgtaattacgtaaacatctctcactgatgtagtaaaatgaatgtttgtctctcccagttaaatgatcacatagctgtgtaattaatgtgttagagaaatatggtaccgatgtgtaaagttgtataagcaaataccatattagctagggctccttgtgcttgccatacacatggtacacaaagtaggcgtgtacccccctgaggattaatgtaattatatccccaggtgttgcagattacagcaatggaatgaaatgtatcatggaaaacctttgtatcattgtacttcaaatatctttaagaataaatgtttaagtacaaaattaatcactcaaatacgtgtaagggtagcgctaaactgtgcgtcttgttgtaagataatctctgtcgaagtgttgtagttatcgtcctccgaaaactaagttgtgcagaagtcaatgtacttacctcatgataaacaaaagtgaaatgctttgcgtatagataccgtagttactacgcttattgccgtgatgaagtaagtactgtactgtaacgtattgttgtgctacagaaaaggctgtctcattgtagctataccacaaacgttactactaaaacatgttttactttccagaattattcagaaaaactgcagatataaaacagatacaccgcaaaagcaacattgtaaattgtcactcattagtagcgtcgtgatataatcgtgtagctgtcacatatactaaccactgtgtcatctggtatctcacagaaagtactttaaatccagaatgtatttgcaagtaaaccaaaatgttgcattaaaatctcattagtagtactggtaaatgttctaagtatgtcagccttatggtcgttacataatcgtgcaactagcaagcaagaatgtacacacacaataacactgtgtcgtctgttcgctgcaacaatgcattcgtaatttctgtttaaaaatattccctaggttctagactggatagttaacttcaaaacattcttgcatgttaacaatttcttaagtctgacaaagcatactagaaatgtgaagtgaaaagttttgtggcaaagacaaagttaaaaagcagattatctttcaataaacggttttacatgtaaaatgtggtgtaaacctttactcttcctagtacgcagactgtcaactgaaaagcaattatcatgtggttacgtcggtaaggaacactggaattttgctcaaggttagcttatgttattttactctgagccagccggcgcacgcggctgcctgcggtgcgagtcattgtctgtttctgttggcgtgcgccgttattgggattaggagacctaacttctacaaattcaccttgccgagagggcccagctctgttttaatcccgccagttctgatgaaattccggtctgtcgttatgattatatcgtctgtcgtcatgtcggtagttcctgtagtttctttcttgtcggttaagtggtggagaatttctctctgaatcgtaactgcgcgctggaccgttgcgtcttaagttattctgtctcccttgataataattattttggtttccatattgtctgtttctctgattgtctctgtgatagccattaccgcggagaggtgatctttccctgtaataattactactctgccaacggttgtcatacgggtagtgtctgttttggtcacgatttacgttgtacgaatagccttgtcgtgtattatttctgtcatcgcggaattgtgacaggtgtgacctgtaattgttgctctcctgttttcgcgttccgcgattgtcagtgtcaatttccagttcttgtaacagtccctgaaaagcttcaatgccgtctttgcatcgtcctgctaaaataatctgtcgtaaatgttcaggtaatttgattaagcaaatgcggatgagttctgaggggctgtatgggtttgaaagatactgattcttatgtaacatgtcttcaaaatatttgacaagactggaaaattcagattgttcgaaatgtttcatcatcatgatgccatgttttactcggtcttgtgtggcttgggaccaatatgctgagaggaaggcatggtgaaattctccttcactgtgacaatcgtgaatgaccgatcgcattcttacagctggttcattctctaagtagccacacataaattctaacctgtgctctagtgaccagttgggaggaaaacaatgagagaattgatggagccacgcttgtggatgaatgtcgttgccagaattcttaaatgttttgaatttacatgtagtaatgaacagcttatagtcaaaatcatcgtgtcggcgggtagcatatcgctcattgttacgtcgtgtcggcagttccatctcaaaattcggtgcaccttgccaatttctttcataattttcgaagtgccctgtgttattattttgtggctgttccgtatttctatgtccctcttcccgtattggagcgcgagtgtcctctgaaatacgtaattgttgtattacctgtgacagctgatcttgtacttcccggatttctctttggtgttgcgtactaatttgattcagactttgtttgaatttcctaatttgttcgtactcttctgcgtcattaaagactaccgattttgtatcattcagattatcatctaccttcatagataaattagtgaactgatccgaaagttcggctactttctccgatagtgaacacatttcctcagtgtgtttttctgaaccaagtttcagagtgtccatttgtgttgaaatcgaatctactgtgtcctttaagttttcctgagttcttgcaagttgcgtaaccgaatcggtggatgcaactgagtccattttagcttacaaggtgtcgtaattttcacgaacaatagtttgcaattcttttatggctgcttcgtgattctgtaatgcattttcatgccgcgaaaaaatgggttggaaatgctcacaaatttgtgtttttacgtcattacagattttttgacatttcgattcaatgttatgtaactcagtagttaaatcttcacgtgtttgttcaagtgtggtgtctaacttccgaagattttgttccattgtgtctaacttttgaagtttccgtcccatttgtttctgattttgttcaagcgttgtgtctaacttttgaagattttgttccattgtgtcgaacttttgaagcttttgtcccatttgttgcattaattgtaataacaatgcactggtgtctgaaacatgttccttagtcctattcggcaatgcatttgcaccggcaatattcgcagtttgaaaaacagaaaatgtgtcttgacttatttgagaaaacggtgaggacgcaaaacctgaatctacagtatttgcaatattgtgtcctgtcatttcggaatcctgaggcgagctgttgccaaccgatcgatcgataatgcttccctgttcactaattgtttcactgcctacaccattatttacaacccgctccatttccctatgcacaattaccaaattactactttgaacattagttaattcattacatggtggcgctaacacactgctttcgtcttcactgtcatttctcagtttactttggagcctagtattacgtttttcacacaccattattgccacaatatttcacacgacaacacagaaaaaaaaacacaatttgaagggcaaaaataagagaatacattaacatagaaaataatatctagttaattgcaagcgcagctgcgaaatacttggtacaactctacatgcatgccacaactgttttactgtacaacaatgaaagactgcaactacaaaggaaattctctctatgataaggcgctagcaataaacaaaggctacactaactacacaaactacaagaaaaaatcagaagattccaggttcgaatcctggcagggtcgccatatgaaacgtccccttagaaaaatttatacacgactgtgcttaaactgacacacaatagtttttagcgcaacgcaatctgacttccaaaagtccctacgaaagaatggccctgactagcattaagctatacgtttcacaaatcacttacctcacaaaaatcttcgttactcaagctactgcaatacagcgagcgccactactgccagctaaataaaagattcaaactactgaaggcactaactactgataggcatagttagcaaatgaaagattttaatagagaacaaacaatgtatttacctcactagtcataatatatatagcagttcatgacaccaattcttacaaatttcaaaactccgccatctctctccccacgtccaccactgctggtggctcacctccaactgcgcaacgctacgcgctgttagcatccagctgccgctgcccaacactacaatggcgagtattacaacaatgccaaccagccacagactgtacacggcacagccagtgattttcatacagatcgctacgtggtggcggcgttaccaataaaaaaacctaaacagcctacttacacagtcatctgggagctgacaaatagggcgcgagctctatctggcacgtgaaacagacctatcccacctcgttcacggggaagagtaagggttgcatagttaactttgaacaacagcccagagctgacgaaagatgccatcgctgccaacatgcatagtgccacagtaagcgggaaaggtagaacttgtgctacatggggaactcgggatgcgatatatatatatatatatatatatatatatatatatatatatatatatacacatatatatatatatgtatgtatgtatgtatgtatattgacatatcgagctcgtcgagctcgttggagaatatctggggatcgaaggcgatggtccataagacctgctctgatcattaaaaggaggcgtcggcagttgatggcttctgaacgccggagatcagatgaaaaatctattcccaaacagcgaatggtatcaatggtggtgagaggtgtaacacactccacaggaagttccgtgccaatgaacataacttgtgacttacgtacgtttaaagagctacccgatgcCTCACCATAAGTCACTACCCACGTCataacagctcgaacctcgtcggcattaagtaaacagatgactacatcgtcagcatatgccgtgcaacagaatcggtagcgatctatggacaaccctaccaaacgttgtctgagtccacatagcaaggattccaaggaaaaggcgtacaaaatctctgatagagggcaaccttgacgtacggatcaacctatttttatcggaggagtgagtctgccattgtacataatcctggaggaggcacccagcagaaggcgcatcactaccgtgataacggcgactgggaaacccatatggtggagaacggccgtaaggaacgaatggtcagccctatcaaaagcttgaccaaagtccaaagacgcaagtgccccagacaggcgttgtgcctgggtaacggcgatcatatccctgtagcggtataaagccgtgcggatattattatccccttcCAAAGATGCTTGGTccggcgacacaacatatcgggcaacgtttttcGGCGTCGattttggcgttcttggatgatatggtacatcgacggatgttcatgaggcatgcgatcagcagtacgagatcttactatcgctccttccaaatgcctccgcatgagattggagatttgtgccttagcatggttcatccttgtatggcgctcaggggaggctggcatcgtggagcattctcgtaggatcctgtagtaaaagtccaaagtgctcttcctccaggctacaacatctttgccataccggatcaaagtttttcggagagcaggttttgcacactggatccaccagaatATGGTAGATTTTACGTTGTACAGTTTATTTATAAAGTTAAAAACTCTAATACGGTGCGAAACCCTTGTGTCCACACACGGTGGAATACGTAAATTTAAGCACAGGGACGGCGCAGTGAGTGATGTTAAGATCTCCTTCGCCGGATACGGTGTGCGTCATTTGAAGGTCTACAACCTCCCATTTGAAGTGCCTGACGACGAAGTGGGACGTTACTTGCGTCTTTATGGCGAAGTAATCTCCGTTAAGCGAGAGTTCTGGGGTGCTGGCCACCGGTACAAGGTGGACTATGGCGTCAGAGCAGTGACGATGGTGCTGAAAAAGCACGTGCCTTCGTTTGTAACGATCGGAGGGCATAGGGGGGTCGTGCAATACAACGGCCAGCCCCAAACGTGCTCAATCTGCAGCTCCACGGAGCACATGAGGGCAACGTGTCCGAGGAGCAGACGTCCGGCGCAATTGCCGCGCACAGGAGCCGCGGATCCACCGCAAGAAATCGCCACTGCCAGCTACGCTGGAGCGGTAACGCGCGAAGCTCCACGTGCTCATCAGACGGCCTCAGCGGAAACGGCAGCCCGGCAGCCGCCGCCACGGAGAGCCCAGCGGCTCCCCCACCCCCTGCCGCCATCCCGGCCCCGGCCGCGGCCAGCGCAGGTAGCGCGGGGGAGAAACGCCAACTGAGTTCCGACTCGGAGGGCGAAAGTACAATGGAGACCGACGCAGCCGCGGCAGCCGCCCCCTCCCCCGCCAGCAGGCGAGCGAGGATCGCGGAGGTCATcgcccctgccgccgccgccgccgccgccgccgcccccgcgcagCAGACAGCCGCGCCAGCCAACAGCCCTGCCGCACAGACCGGGCCCAGCGCCGACGCCGCCACGCCGTACAGCGAGACGCGTGAGCTTGCCATCAAAAAGCAAGTCACGAAACTGGCCCGCATTCTGAAGGAATCAGAAGACGAGCCGAAAGAAAACAACGTGGACGCCCCGGGCGCTGGGAAATCCAAAAGGCGCCGGAGGAAGCGGCGAAGCCTGAGCCGTGAAAAAGACAACGACAGGATGGACGTATCTGAACCAGAGGAGTCAGATACGGCAGCCGCAACCATAAAAGCTACAACCCCTAAGGCAGAGGACGTAGTACTACGGCCAGAACGGCCGCAGCACTCCACAGACCCGCCTCCACAGACCCGCCTCCACAAAGCGATTAAATGCAACAGGGCTCGGGCTCAGTATACAGTGTAATTACGTGTAACGTGAACCGAATGACCGCCGCACTAAAATTAGACGCACTAATTGACTTCCTGCAGCACAAAGCCGCAGACGTGGCTATGTTacaagaggtggtcacgacggCTATAGAACAGGTACCGGGATACGAAGTCATCTGCAACATTGACGCAGAAACTCGCTGCGGAACAGCCACACTAATCAGGCACGGCCTCGAATTTGGCGACGTAAAAATGATGCCCGACGGACGCGGAATAGCGGTGAAGGTGGAAGACACTGATTTTGTAAACATCGGGAACGGAAAACAAGCGTGCCAGGAGCAAATTTTACAACGAGGACATCTGCGAGCTACTAGTCGACAGCAACAACGTCGTGCTGGCAGGTGACTTCAACTGCGTAATTTCACCCAAAGACCAGATCCCGGTACCCAACTTGTGCGCCGAACTGCAGGATTTAGTTAGGCGTCTAAAATTAGCAGACACCTGGCGTCTACTACACCAAAACCACACAGTGTTCACGTACCTGTATAACCGCGGCGGAAGCAGAATCGATAGAGTGTACATAAACAGAGAGATGGCCGCCTCTGTCACACAAGTAGAAGTCTGCCCTTTGATCTTCTCAGATCACTGTGCCTACCAGTGCAAACTCCGTCTACCGAGAAGCAAGCTTCCAGCAGGAAGAGGGACGTGGAAGCTAAATACAAGCCACCTCACGGATGAAAAGCTAAAGCAGGAAATTGCCGACACGGTCCAGGCATGCAGACAGCGGCGAGGCGATTATAATTCCACTACCGAGTGGTGGGTAGAACGAGAGGGCGATACATGTCTCAGCTGTCACTGTCCCAGACGCGAAGCCTTTCCCCAACGCGAAACGCCTGGCCACAATGTGGATCATCGCCATGACGGCACACGCCATCGTCACCAAACGGCAGACAGACAAGGCGCAGTTCCTCACGGACCTGTGGGAGGAACACAGGAGGGCCAAACAACGCTCCAAGTACCGCGAGACCTTCCAGAACTTCCTGCAGGTCCCGCTGGACGCCGCCTTCCGAGACGCCTTCAACACGACGTGACCGACGCCCTCCCACAACACCCACACCCCAGTAGCTGAGGACGTCGCCCACCGAGCCCTCCAAAGCCCCGACGGCAAGAGTGGTGCAGCgcggaaagcgtttgtgaaaaggTGCACAAAGTGAAGTGCGTAGTTGTAGCAGTGCCAAAGTGAGAGTGACGTGTGCCAATTATAGTCATACAGTGTCCAGTTGCAAAATAAAGTAGGCGAAAGGAAATGACCAGCTATTCAATTAGTGCCAAGGATACAAAGAAGTGTTctaagaaaacaacaaaatgtcgATAGTGTATTTCATTTAATTAATGTGTTTGCTCActcacaccctctctctctctctctctgtctctctctctctctctctctctctctctctctctccccctctctctctccactcaaggtattttttttttcgtttgtctttacttttttttagatttttttgccttttgatttgatttttttgaTTGCtgcttttttgtgtttgtttttgttctatGATTTGATTCGTTGTGTTTTTAAttcctgtgatatatatatatatatatatatatatatatatatatatatatatattgcctatCATGTGCCTAACGTAGCAGGACTCCTAGCAACTAACAATAATTGTAACATTAGACATTCTTTGCACCAAACTCCGTGAAAACTGCCACGTGCACCCTCCCGCACCACATTAATAATTCCCGGCATTCACGAATTTAATAACATAGATGTTACTGGTCTATATTCCCCATTTCGCCTTTGGGAAACATATAGCAAACATACCAAAATAGGTGCATTTCAAATACCATACAGGCAAATTTGTTTTTTGTtccatttcacataaatttaaaaaaatcgaagtAAAGCAAGTTTTGtaatttaaatacattaaaaacacaaaaaggaaaatctATCTGAAGGACACTCAGTGAATAAATGTGTTGTAACTCGACCAAGAACTACCAAAAGAACAATCAGAACAGAAAACGTGAAAATAAATATCACCGTTAAGTAATCAAGTACACCATTTAATGTAAAGATTTGTAattgttaaaaattgtaaataaaagtttaaatacgttacaaaaaaaaggtgctgttgggtccctctctttttttaaattttacgtcaatacacctgccagccctcttttcatacaaacgctcaggtgcgacaaagatgcatccacaagcattttaaactactgtattaaacataagatgcgaaattacagtaatgaactcaatttgaagaagaggaagagtgctaggaactcgttgaaaataacgaaacactgcgaatcgacagaagtgctcttgaaatgcgtcagagcctactgtttagtaggagcgctaaattccaaaaactaactacattaaaaaaaaacctgttcccgtccgaccaccgaagataagcaacaacgttagtatttggatcggcgaccgcctgggaactatggctgtcttcatttcttgcttttttGTCGCTatccctgccagcccttttttcatgctacctttctcatgtgacaaagatgcttccatactgattttaaactatcgtaagatacgatattaaggaactcagtttgaaaagagtgcttcAAGGAAGACTTcgaaagagtctct
It includes:
- the LOC126273299 gene encoding nucleolar protein dao-5-like encodes the protein MQKAVKQLHGAHEGNVSEEQTSGAIAAHRSRGSTARNRHCQLRWSGNARSSTCSSDGLSGNGSPAAAATESPAAPPPPAAIPAPAAASAGSAGEKRQLSSDSEGESTMETDAAAAAAPSPASRRARIAEVIAPAAAAAAAAAPAQQTAAPANSPAAQTGPSADAATPYSETRELAIKKQVTKLARILKESEDEPKENNVDAPGAGKSKRRRRKRRSLSREKDNDRMDVSEPEESDTAAATIKATTPKAEDVVLRPERPQHSTDPPPQTRLHKAIKCNRARAQYTV